The genomic region CATCATGAGGACATACACTTACATCTTTCGCGGCCGTCTCACCTGCGGGGATCAGCCCTGCACGGACGCGCAGGGCCGCGTCGCCTTGGAAAGCATCCACAACCCGGATCTGCAAGAGTTAATTCACCCGACAGGGGATGGCACCTATGAGGTTCGGGTAGAACTTACGGAACTCCCTAATGAATCCGTCCGTTGGACGCTCAATTTTGCCGGCACGGGCATCCAAACCAAGGAGCTGCAAGGCCAGGCGATCCTCATGGACGATCCGACGGTGACGATCGAATACCCGGCCGTTAATTAGAGTGGGATAATTTCTTGTAGTGGATGCGATGGGGCTGAAGGGCTTTGGCTCCGAGGCGTTCTTTAAGTTTTTCTTCGTACTCCCGGTAATTGCCTTCCGAAAAAGTGACCTGGCTCTCGCCTTCGAAGGCGAGGATATGGGTGGCGATACGGTCCAGGAACCAGCGGTCGTGGCTGATGACCAGCACGCAGCCCGCGAATTCGAGGATAGCGTCTTCCAGGGCGCGCAGGGTGTTGACGTCGAGGTCATTGCTGGGTTCGTCGAGCAGAAGCACGTTGGCGCCGGATTTGAGCATCTTGGCCAGATGCACGCGGTTGCGCTCGCCGCCGGAGAGCGTCCCGACTTTCTTCTGCTGGTCCGCTCCGGAGAAATTGAAGCGGGCGCAGTAGGCGCGCGAATTGATCTCTTTTTTGCCGAGCGGTATCAGATCCAGGCCGCCGGAAATCTCCTGCCAGGCGGTCTTGTTGTCGTCAAGCGACTGGCGGCTCTGGTCCACGTACCCCAACTTCACGCTCTCACCCACCCGCATCGTTCCCTGATCCGGTTTCTCCGTCGCGATGATCATTTTAAAAAGCGTTGTTTTGCCGGCTCCGTTGGGTCCGATAATGCCAACGATCGCACCCGCCGGAATCTGAAAGGATAGATTTTCCACCAACAGATTGTCGCCGTAAGCCTTGGCAATACCGTCCGCTGCAATAACTAAATCACCCAGGCGCGGTCCAGGAGGAATATAAATTTCCAGTTCCTCCATGCGCTTGACCGGGTCCTGAGCCAGCAGTTCCTGATACTGCCCGATGCGCGCTTTGCTTTTGGCCTGGCGTCCATGGGGGGACATGCGCACCCACTCCAGCTCGCGCTCGAGTGTTTTCTGCCGCTGGCTTTCAGCTTTTTCTTCGCGCCGCAGGCGCTCCTGCTTTTGCTCCAGCCAAGACGAGTAGTTGCCTTTCCAGGGCACACCCTCGCCGTAATCGAGCTCCAGAATCCACTCGGCGATATTGTCCAGAAAATAGCGGTCATGCGTAATGGCCACCACCGTTCCCTTGTACTCTTTCAAATGATTTTCCAGCCACTCCACGGATTCGGCATCCAGATGATTGGTGGGTTCGTCCAGAAGCAGCAGATCCGGCGCCTGCAGCAGCAACCGGCACAGCGCCACACGGCGCTTTTCGCCACCGGACAGATGCGTCACCGGTGACTCGCCGGGCGGCAGGCGCAGCGCGTCCATGGCGATCTCCAGCTGATGGTCCAGCTCCCATCCATTACAGGCTTCGATCTTTTCCTGAAGCTCCGCCTGCCGGTTCAGCGCTTTTTCCATTGCGTCCGGACCCATGTTTTCCGAAAAACCCGCGCTGACTTTTTCATACTCCGCCACAAGGTCGGTCACGTGCTTGAGGCCTTGCGCCACGTTTTCTTTCACCGTCAGCCGGTCGTCCAGGCGAGGCTCTTGAGGAAGATAGCCGACGCTGCTGCCTTTGCCGGGAAACGCCTCGCCGTCAAACTCGGTTTCCAGTCCCGCCATGATCTTGAGAAGCGTACTCTTGCCGGCGCCGTTAAGACCAATGACCCCGATCTTGGCGCCGTAATAAAATGAAAGAGTGATATCCTTCAGGACCTGCTTCTGGCCATACTTCTTGCTCAGGCCCTTCATGGTGAAAACAAAATCTTTAGACATATGACTATTATACTTAAGTGGTCATTTTCGACGGAGGGGGGGATTGATCAGAAAAGCCGGAGATATCCGCGGGTGGTGATGCACCAGGCCGCGATGACGACCAGAACGGTGAGGATCGACTTGAGGATCGAGCTTCCCTGCTGACGCCGCAGCAAAAGCCCCAGAATCAGCACGGCCGTCATTTCAAACACATCGAGCGGCCGGAACCAGTAAACCGACGATCGCAGTTGTGCGGCATCCATCAGGCGCAAAGGAGTCAGAGCAGGAATCCAATTGCTCAAGAGACTCTCCAGGGCCCGCAAAACAATCGGCACGGACGTCCAGCCGAGAATCCCGACCATCGTTCGAACCTCATACCCCGTGCGCAAGACAAATGCCATCACCACTAACAAGGCCAACAACAACGTCCATCCAATTGCAGTGGACATAACCGCTTGCGCGATGGAGGAGATCGGATCAGACGTCACAGCAACCGCTGCCGCGGAAAGCGCCAGATGCGCCACAAACATCACGTAGGTAAACGTGCAACTGTACGATGCGGCCATCGACCGTCCCATCAGGGTCGTGGCTTTCGGCGAAGCCGCGGCCCGTGCCGGCATGGACGTTCTCCAAGGTTCAACAGGGGATGGCACCACCGGCTGCGGCCTCTCCGGCGAAATCCATTCTCTCTTTTGTGAATCAAAATACGACGTGACATCATCCTGTTTCATTTCAGCGGTTCCGTATTCGGGCAAATTCGATGATATCTCATTCACCGAATCCAGAAAATTGGTTACAGGAACTTCAGCCTCTAAGGAGGATGCGGCCGGGGTCACCCCTGGAAGAGGAGGCTCCGCCTTCTTCTCTTCCGGAACCTCTGGAACCGGCGGAGGAGTCGCGGACAGAGGAACCGGAGGGGCCGCTGGTTTGATATGGATATCAATTTCTTTTTCCGTACTCGCAAATTCCTTCTTCTCTTCTTTGGCCGCCGTTTCAACCGGTTCGGTGTCTCTTTCAGTTTCTTTTGGGGCCTCGACCGGAACCGCGGCTTCCGCCGGGGCCGGAGCCTGGACCGGCGCCGGGGTCTGGGTTTGAGGCTTGGATTTGATCAATTGATGAACCCGTTCACCGACCTCGATCACATTAAAGGGTTTCAGGATATAATCGTCGGCTCCCATATTTTTTCCCATGGCCTGTTGATTGGGGGACCGGGCCGCGCCGGTCATGAGAATAATAGGAATGGCCTTGGTCTGCGGATGATCCTTAAACCGCCCCACCATCTGGAAACCCGTCGCATCGGGGAGCATCACATCCAGAAAAATAAGATCCGGAAGGGTTTTGAGCGCCATATCAAAACCGTCTTTGGCCATGGAAGCGGTCTCCACGGTGTATCCCTCGTTTGTGAGATGCTCCTTCAGGAGCCCGCTCACCATCAAATCGTCATCAATAACTAAGACGCATGCCATGCATTTATTCCGAATGAGATTTTAACCGTTTTTTCTTCGTTCGTGAAGCTGGAATATTCTGGAGACGGAATCCCTGAAGCTGCTTCTCCTGGCGCAGCTCTGTGCGTTCCTCTTCCGCGGCGTCTACTTTTTTTAAACGAGCATTGGCGGATTCCGTACTGGCCATGACCGAAGCCGTTGACGCGGCCGGGGAAACGGTTTCCACGGTCTGGGGGGACGACGGCGTGCCCGGAGCAGAGACTTCCATTCCCGGATTTCTGGCTAAAACGGTCGACGGAGCCCCGTACTGATGAGACGCGAAGCCCCAGGTCGAAGCAATCGTGAGCGCCACCACGACCGCCTTGGATACCGAGCTTCCGGGCTGACGATACAACAAAAACCCGATCACGAGGGCGGACAGCATCTCAAATACATCCAGCGGCCGGAGCCATAAAATGACTCCAGGGGATTGATAAGGATCAATGAAACGCAAGGAGTTGAGTGCCGGGCGAGCGCTCAGAAGAAGTCCAATCCCCTTGAGCACGAGGGGAATCGCCGCCAAAGCCAGAATCTTCATCGCTTGATCAACCGGAAGGGAAATGCCTAATACCGTTGAAAAAAGCACCAGCAGACCCAGCAGAAGACCGCATCCGATGATGACCGAAGAAATCATGCCTCCGACACCCTGTGCCGACGACGAAGCAAATGCAAAACCCGTCAAGACCATGACCAGTGGAACAGTCAACAGGCTGATGTTCTTGACTCGGGTGAAATAACGTTCCATGCTGAAATAACG from Elusimicrobiota bacterium harbors:
- the ettA gene encoding energy-dependent translational throttle protein EttA; its protein translation is MSKDFVFTMKGLSKKYGQKQVLKDITLSFYYGAKIGVIGLNGAGKSTLLKIMAGLETEFDGEAFPGKGSSVGYLPQEPRLDDRLTVKENVAQGLKHVTDLVAEYEKVSAGFSENMGPDAMEKALNRQAELQEKIEACNGWELDHQLEIAMDALRLPPGESPVTHLSGGEKRRVALCRLLLQAPDLLLLDEPTNHLDAESVEWLENHLKEYKGTVVAITHDRYFLDNIAEWILELDYGEGVPWKGNYSSWLEQKQERLRREEKAESQRQKTLERELEWVRMSPHGRQAKSKARIGQYQELLAQDPVKRMEELEIYIPPGPRLGDLVIAADGIAKAYGDNLLVENLSFQIPAGAIVGIIGPNGAGKTTLFKMIIATEKPDQGTMRVGESVKLGYVDQSRQSLDDNKTAWQEISGGLDLIPLGKKEINSRAYCARFNFSGADQQKKVGTLSGGERNRVHLAKMLKSGANVLLLDEPSNDLDVNTLRALEDAILEFAGCVLVISHDRWFLDRIATHILAFEGESQVTFSEGNYREYEEKLKERLGAKALQPHRIHYKKLSHSN
- a CDS encoding response regulator, whose product is MACVLVIDDDLMVSGLLKEHLTNEGYTVETASMAKDGFDMALKTLPDLIFLDVMLPDATGFQMVGRFKDHPQTKAIPIILMTGAARSPNQQAMGKNMGADDYILKPFNVIEVGERVHQLIKSKPQTQTPAPVQAPAPAEAAVPVEAPKETERDTEPVETAAKEEKKEFASTEKEIDIHIKPAAPPVPLSATPPPVPEVPEEKKAEPPLPGVTPAASSLEAEVPVTNFLDSVNEISSNLPEYGTAEMKQDDVTSYFDSQKREWISPERPQPVVPSPVEPWRTSMPARAAASPKATTLMGRSMAASYSCTFTYVMFVAHLALSAAAVAVTSDPISSIAQAVMSTAIGWTLLLALLVVMAFVLRTGYEVRTMVGILGWTSVPIVLRALESLLSNWIPALTPLRLMDAAQLRSSVYWFRPLDVFEMTAVLILGLLLRRQQGSSILKSILTVLVVIAAWCITTRGYLRLF